A genomic window from Halomonas sp. LR3S48 includes:
- a CDS encoding FadR/GntR family transcriptional regulator, whose protein sequence is MDGDMAGKSVLKADSKPLKVQKLSRQGSLSLHVADQLEALIVNGGISVGEKLPTENGLCEAFGVSRTVIREAITHLKSLGLVETRRGVGTTVLRSTIVEAMPAERISPTTVEDILHVLELRLNLEPAAAALAAERHDEEDRRILREKHAAFIEARAAKSQAREEDYGFHYAIAAATKNPFFKVFYEQLSQSVIPRAKLMSIEINTAATDKYLARVEEEHTYILEAILARDSEAAREMMYQHLNRARNMYAKYQEA, encoded by the coding sequence ATGGATGGCGATATGGCAGGCAAAAGCGTTCTCAAGGCTGACTCCAAGCCACTGAAAGTCCAGAAGCTTTCACGTCAGGGAAGCCTATCCTTGCATGTCGCCGACCAGCTCGAGGCGCTGATCGTCAACGGCGGTATCAGCGTGGGCGAGAAGCTGCCGACCGAGAACGGGCTGTGCGAGGCCTTCGGCGTCAGCCGTACGGTGATCCGCGAGGCCATCACCCATCTCAAGTCGTTGGGGCTGGTCGAGACGCGCCGCGGCGTCGGCACCACCGTGCTGCGCTCGACCATCGTCGAGGCGATGCCGGCCGAGCGGATCAGCCCGACCACTGTCGAGGACATCCTCCATGTGCTCGAGCTGCGGCTCAATCTCGAACCGGCGGCGGCGGCGCTGGCCGCCGAGCGACACGACGAGGAGGATCGTCGCATCCTGAGAGAAAAGCATGCCGCCTTCATCGAGGCCAGAGCGGCTAAGTCCCAGGCGCGCGAGGAGGATTACGGATTTCACTATGCCATCGCCGCTGCCACCAAGAACCCCTTCTTCAAGGTCTTCTACGAGCAGCTGAGCCAGAGTGTGATTCCCCGCGCCAAGCTGATGAGCATCGAAATCAACACCGCGGCCACCGACAAGTACCTCGCCCGCGTGGAGGAGGAACACACCTACATTCTCGAGGCGATCCTGGCTCGAGATTCCGAGGCGGCGCGCGAAATGATGTACCAGCATCTCAACCGCGCGCGAAACATGTACGCCAAGTATCAGGAAGCCTGA
- a CDS encoding energy transducer TonB: MAASISDSIHYAPVTRPYRRWLALSAALLLHLALIGVVASWQFAPAPAERTSLDVVLVTRPAEAPVEAEAIAEADQQAAGEQAEETPAERRAAPLDELPVLESPESTVEPAMPADVETAERPSAEPEPAESEQASEAASTEPRESEPQASESASAPTAVAPSASGRDLLAQATSSIRQQGLDAGLAGSADDSPRSAAQRAAEARYIDDWTRRVEDYGNRVHPAPLHLHGQLRIRVVIGRDGQLRQAEVVQSSGHTELDQAALDTVHGAGPYRPFDSTMGELDSLSITRVWRFGEGNHFGVR; encoded by the coding sequence ATGGCGGCCTCGATCAGCGACTCCATTCACTACGCTCCGGTCACGCGGCCCTACCGCCGCTGGCTGGCGCTGTCGGCCGCGCTATTGCTGCATCTGGCACTAATCGGCGTGGTGGCGAGCTGGCAGTTTGCCCCGGCTCCGGCCGAGCGCACGAGCCTTGACGTGGTGCTGGTGACGCGCCCGGCGGAGGCGCCGGTGGAGGCCGAGGCCATCGCCGAGGCGGATCAGCAGGCGGCCGGCGAGCAGGCCGAGGAAACTCCCGCCGAGCGCCGGGCGGCACCGCTGGACGAGCTACCCGTACTCGAGTCGCCGGAAAGCACCGTGGAGCCGGCCATGCCGGCAGATGTCGAGACAGCTGAGCGCCCTTCCGCCGAGCCCGAGCCCGCCGAATCCGAGCAAGCCAGTGAAGCAGCGTCGACGGAGCCGCGCGAGAGTGAGCCCCAAGCGTCGGAATCGGCCTCAGCGCCGACCGCCGTAGCGCCTTCGGCCTCGGGGCGTGACCTGCTGGCCCAGGCCACCAGCAGCATTCGTCAGCAGGGGCTCGACGCCGGCCTCGCCGGTTCGGCCGACGACTCGCCACGCTCGGCGGCCCAGCGCGCTGCCGAGGCGCGCTACATCGACGACTGGACACGGCGCGTCGAGGATTACGGCAACCGCGTCCATCCCGCCCCGCTCCACCTGCACGGCCAGTTGCGCATTCGCGTAGTGATCGGACGAGATGGTCAGCTTCGCCAGGCGGAGGTGGTACAATCCTCAGGACATACCGAACTCGATCAGGCGGCACTGGATACCGTGCACGGTGCCGGGCCCTACCGGCCCTTCGACAGCACCATGGGGGAACTGGACAGTCTCTCCATCACCCGCGTCTGGCGGTTCGGGGAAGGTAATCATTTTGGCGTGCGCTAG
- the gshB gene encoding glutathione synthase: protein MSQQTSERPLRVGVVMDSIAHLTYKKDTTLAMLWAAQERGWSLHYMEQEDLFLRDGRAHARMRDLTAFRNPDDWYALGAPEERPLAELDAILMRKDPPVDAHFLNAVHLLGFAEREGVLVVNPTRALLECNEKLFAQQFPQCCTPTVVSCSEAVLRAFHAEHRDVIFKPLDGMGGSGIFHVQPEGRNLGAIIETLTERGQRQIMAQRYIPEIKDGDTRILLVDGEPVPFGLARVPMAGETRGNLAAGGTGTSRELTARDHWLIEQVQPMIREKGLMFVGLDVIGDYITEINVTSPTCVREIDDQRGTDIAGLLMDAIERRLAQRS from the coding sequence ATGAGCCAACAGACGAGCGAACGACCCTTGCGCGTGGGCGTGGTGATGGACTCCATCGCCCACCTGACCTACAAGAAGGACACCACCCTGGCCATGCTGTGGGCGGCCCAGGAGCGTGGCTGGTCACTGCACTACATGGAGCAGGAGGACCTCTTCCTGCGCGATGGGCGTGCCCATGCCCGCATGCGCGACCTGACCGCCTTTCGCAACCCCGATGACTGGTACGCGCTGGGCGCGCCCGAAGAGCGCCCGCTGGCCGAGCTCGACGCGATCCTAATGCGCAAGGACCCGCCGGTCGATGCCCACTTCCTCAATGCCGTGCATCTGCTGGGCTTTGCGGAACGCGAGGGTGTGCTGGTGGTCAATCCCACGCGGGCCCTGCTGGAGTGCAACGAGAAACTGTTTGCCCAGCAATTCCCGCAGTGCTGCACGCCGACGGTGGTCTCCTGCAGCGAGGCGGTGCTGCGCGCCTTCCACGCCGAGCATCGGGACGTGATCTTCAAGCCGCTGGACGGCATGGGCGGCAGCGGGATCTTTCACGTGCAGCCCGAGGGCCGGAACCTGGGCGCCATCATCGAGACGCTGACCGAGCGCGGCCAGCGCCAGATCATGGCCCAGCGCTACATTCCCGAGATCAAGGATGGTGATACCCGCATCCTGCTGGTTGACGGCGAGCCGGTGCCCTTCGGCCTGGCCCGGGTGCCCATGGCCGGCGAGACCCGCGGCAACCTCGCCGCCGGCGGTACCGGCACCAGCCGTGAGCTGACCGCCCGCGACCACTGGCTGATCGAGCAGGTACAGCCGATGATTCGCGAGAAGGGGCTGATGTTCGTCGGGCTCGACGTGATCGGCGACTACATCACCGAGATCAACGTGACCAGTCCCACCTGCGTGCGCGAAATCGACGACCAGCGCGGCACCGACATCGCCGGCCTGCTGATGGATGCCATCGAGCGGCGCCTGGCGCAGCGCTCCTAG
- a CDS encoding aldehyde dehydrogenase (NADP(+)) — translation MSLEGKMLIGCEAVSGSSKPIHAVNPATGETLEPTYAGGSKAEVERACELAEAAFATYRETSLEQRAAFLEAVAGEIEAIGDALIERAIAETGLPRARLEGERGRTCGQLRLFASVVRAGEFLDLRLDPALPERQPLPRADLRQRHIPLGPVAVFGASNFPLAFSVAGGDTASALAAGCPVIVKGHSAHPGTSELVGRAVQQAVEKRGLPEGVFSLLFGSGSEIGQALVSDPRIQAVGFTGSRGGGTALMKTAQSRPQPIPVYAEMSSINPVFLLPEALKARGDKIAEGFVASLNMGAGQFCTNPGLVIAVKGPELDAFIEAAGEAVKQSGAQTMLTPGIHAAYEQGVGRLASNAKVREVARGQVGESAHPCQAGLFVTSANDFLNETELQEEVFGATSLVIECADLEEVKRVAAQLEGQLTATLQMDDGDLDAAKALLPILERKAGRILANGWPTGVEVCHAMVHGGPYPATSDSRTTSVGSAAIFRFLRPVCYQALPQGLLPEPLKDGNPWQVSRLVDGKREV, via the coding sequence ATGTCCCTGGAAGGCAAGATGCTGATCGGCTGCGAGGCCGTCAGCGGCAGTTCCAAGCCCATCCACGCCGTCAATCCCGCCACTGGCGAGACGTTGGAACCCACCTACGCGGGCGGCAGCAAGGCCGAGGTCGAGCGCGCCTGTGAGCTGGCCGAGGCGGCCTTCGCGACCTACCGCGAGACTTCGCTGGAGCAGCGCGCGGCGTTCCTCGAGGCCGTGGCCGGCGAGATCGAGGCCATCGGCGACGCACTGATCGAGCGCGCCATCGCCGAGACCGGCCTGCCCCGGGCGCGCCTGGAGGGCGAGCGCGGCCGTACCTGCGGCCAGCTGCGCCTGTTCGCTTCCGTGGTGCGCGCCGGCGAATTTCTCGATCTGCGCCTCGACCCGGCCCTGCCCGAGCGTCAGCCGCTGCCCCGCGCTGACCTGCGCCAGCGCCACATTCCGCTCGGCCCCGTCGCGGTGTTCGGCGCTTCGAACTTCCCGCTGGCCTTCAGCGTGGCCGGCGGCGACACCGCCTCGGCGCTGGCCGCCGGCTGCCCGGTGATCGTCAAGGGCCACTCCGCCCACCCCGGTACCTCGGAGCTGGTCGGCCGCGCGGTACAGCAGGCCGTGGAGAAGCGCGGTCTGCCCGAGGGCGTGTTCTCGCTGCTGTTCGGCTCGGGCAGCGAGATCGGCCAGGCGCTGGTCAGTGACCCGCGCATCCAGGCGGTGGGCTTCACCGGCTCGCGCGGCGGCGGCACGGCGCTGATGAAGACCGCCCAGTCACGCCCGCAGCCGATCCCGGTCTACGCCGAGATGAGCTCGATCAACCCGGTGTTCCTGCTGCCCGAGGCGCTCAAGGCGCGCGGCGACAAGATCGCCGAGGGCTTCGTCGCCTCGCTCAACATGGGTGCGGGACAGTTCTGCACCAACCCCGGCCTGGTGATCGCGGTGAAGGGTCCCGAGCTCGACGCCTTCATCGAGGCCGCGGGCGAGGCGGTGAAGCAGAGTGGCGCCCAGACCATGCTCACCCCGGGCATCCACGCGGCTTATGAACAGGGCGTGGGTCGGCTCGCGTCGAACGCGAAGGTCAGGGAGGTCGCCCGCGGCCAGGTGGGCGAGTCGGCACACCCCTGCCAGGCCGGGCTGTTCGTTACTTCGGCGAACGACTTCCTGAACGAGACCGAACTTCAGGAAGAGGTGTTCGGCGCCACCTCGCTGGTGATCGAGTGCGCCGACCTGGAGGAAGTAAAGCGCGTGGCGGCCCAGCTCGAAGGCCAGCTCACCGCCACCCTGCAGATGGACGACGGCGACCTGGACGCAGCGAAAGCCCTGCTGCCGATCCTCGAGCGCAAGGCGGGGCGGATCCTGGCCAACGGCTGGCCGACGGGCGTCGAGGTGTGTCACGCCATGGTCCACGGCGGCCCCTACCCGGCGACCTCCGACAGCCGCACCACCTCGGTGGGCAGCGCGGCGATCTTCCGCTTCCTGCGCCCGGTGTGCTACCAGGCGCTGCCGCAAGGGCTGCTGCCGGAGCCGCTCAAGGACGGCAACCCGTGGCAGGTGTCGCGCCTGGTCGACGGCAAGCGCGAGGTGTAG
- a CDS encoding S1 RNA-binding domain-containing protein codes for MASPPHDRRQGRPNSPRPPSDRRASRTPKAQVGEVAYLEVVTVNETGAFLDWGHARDVLLPFGEQRFRPTPGKRVLVRLYEDQQGRPVASQKLDRFVQDEATGLATGDEVELVIADATDLGYKAVVNHCFWGLLYRDDVTRPLRRGQRVKGYVKRVRDDGRLDLSLLPPGAARLDVVGEQVLKALRESGGYLPLSDSSEASAIKVRLGVSKNAFKQAIGRLYKQRLIVIEAHGIRLVPGVTSDPA; via the coding sequence ATGGCCTCTCCCCCACACGATCGCCGCCAGGGACGTCCGAATTCCCCAAGACCCCCATCGGACCGTCGCGCCTCGCGCACGCCCAAGGCCCAGGTCGGCGAGGTGGCCTACCTCGAAGTGGTCACGGTCAACGAGACCGGCGCCTTCCTCGACTGGGGGCATGCGCGGGACGTGCTGTTGCCCTTCGGCGAGCAGCGCTTTCGCCCCACGCCCGGCAAGCGCGTGCTGGTGCGACTCTACGAGGACCAGCAGGGGCGGCCGGTAGCCTCGCAGAAGCTCGATCGCTTCGTCCAGGACGAGGCGACGGGGCTGGCGACGGGCGACGAGGTCGAGCTGGTCATAGCCGACGCCACCGACCTCGGCTACAAGGCAGTGGTGAATCATTGCTTCTGGGGCCTGCTCTATCGCGACGACGTCACCCGGCCGCTGCGCCGCGGCCAGCGGGTCAAGGGCTACGTGAAGCGGGTGCGCGACGACGGCCGGCTAGACCTCTCGCTGCTGCCACCGGGGGCGGCACGCCTCGACGTGGTGGGCGAGCAGGTGCTCAAGGCGCTGCGCGAGAGCGGTGGCTACCTGCCGCTCTCCGACAGCAGCGAAGCCAGTGCAATCAAGGTGCGCCTGGGGGTGAGCAAGAACGCCTTCAAGCAGGCCATCGGACGGCTCTACAAGCAGCGCCTGATCGTCATCGAAGCGCATGGAATCCGCCTGGTGCCCGGCGTCACCTCCGACCCGGCCTAG
- a CDS encoding amidohydrolase family protein, with protein MTAIPANTRPLEGPAPRLETPPGATDCHIHLYLPGFEAQPGGPGIAELATPADYAKVQARLGLERVVVTQPNAYQLDNGALLEALTRLGTTSARGVAAVTPQTPGAALRAWHEKGVRGARIMNLPGGAVTHASMLEVERLIRPLGWHLMVQFNGQHLDDYLEGLQRIEGEYIIDHIGKFMPPVAPDDRRVDDLLRLLDRGNAWFKICAGYEASVTGGPRYEDVGAIARRVIAHAPERVIWGSNWPHVGVPREQYPDDAEQLDVLLEWAGAEDRRRILVDNPAALYGF; from the coding sequence CTGCCACATTCATCTCTACCTGCCCGGCTTCGAGGCCCAGCCCGGCGGGCCCGGCATCGCCGAGCTGGCGACGCCCGCGGACTACGCCAAGGTGCAGGCGCGCCTGGGGCTGGAGCGGGTGGTAGTCACCCAGCCGAACGCCTATCAGCTCGACAACGGCGCCCTGCTCGAGGCGCTGACCCGGTTGGGAACGACCTCCGCCCGCGGGGTGGCAGCGGTGACACCGCAGACGCCTGGCGCGGCGTTGCGCGCCTGGCACGAGAAGGGTGTGCGCGGGGCGCGGATCATGAACCTGCCCGGCGGCGCGGTGACCCATGCCAGCATGCTCGAGGTCGAGCGCCTGATCCGCCCGCTGGGTTGGCACCTGATGGTGCAGTTCAACGGTCAGCACCTGGACGATTATCTCGAAGGCCTGCAGCGCATCGAGGGGGAATACATCATCGACCACATCGGCAAGTTCATGCCGCCGGTGGCGCCAGACGATCGCCGCGTCGACGACCTCCTGCGGCTGCTAGATCGCGGCAATGCCTGGTTCAAGATCTGCGCCGGCTACGAGGCGAGCGTGACCGGTGGGCCGCGCTACGAGGACGTAGGAGCCATCGCCCGTCGAGTCATCGCCCATGCCCCCGAGCGGGTGATCTGGGGCTCGAACTGGCCCCACGTCGGCGTGCCGCGCGAGCAATATCCGGACGATGCCGAACAGCTCGACGTGCTGCTCGAGTGGGCCGGCGCCGAGGACCGCCGTCGCATCCTGGTCGACAACCCCGCCGCCCTGTACGGCTTCTGA
- a CDS encoding VOC family protein: protein MINIQQIHHVAYRCRDAKETVEWYQDKLNMEFLVAIAEDRVPSTKAPDPYMHLFLDAGNGNILAFFELPNSPEMGRDPNTPEWVQHIAFRVADEAALLTAKAQLESKGVEVVGPTEHGIIRSIYFFDPNGHRLELTYVKGTPQQMQQLKEVAPAMIEEWSKTKRAPKHAAWLHEEEFRALD from the coding sequence ATGATCAATATTCAGCAGATCCACCACGTCGCCTATCGCTGCCGCGATGCCAAGGAAACCGTCGAGTGGTACCAGGACAAGCTCAACATGGAGTTCCTGGTTGCCATCGCCGAGGACCGCGTACCGTCGACCAAGGCGCCCGATCCTTACATGCACCTGTTCCTGGATGCCGGCAACGGCAACATACTGGCCTTCTTCGAACTGCCCAACTCACCGGAGATGGGGCGCGACCCCAACACACCGGAATGGGTTCAGCACATCGCCTTCCGCGTGGCCGACGAGGCGGCCCTGCTGACGGCGAAGGCGCAACTGGAGAGCAAGGGCGTGGAAGTGGTCGGACCCACCGAGCACGGCATCATCCGATCCATCTACTTCTTCGACCCCAACGGCCACCGCCTGGAGCTGACCTACGTAAAGGGCACGCCGCAACAGATGCAGCAGCTCAAGGAAGTGGCGCCGGCCATGATCGAGGAGTGGTCGAAGACCAAGCGCGCACCCAAGCATGCCGCCTGGCTGCACGAGGAGGAGTTCAGGGCGCTCGACTGA
- a CDS encoding NAD-dependent epimerase/dehydratase family protein yields the protein MIDRLLVTGAAGGMGRIIRPHLAQLARRVRLSDIADLGEAAAHEELVPCDLGDADAVNELVQGCDAIVHLGGVSVEKPWASLLQANIVGTYNLYEAVRRHGKPRVIFASSNHTTGYYERTQRIDADVPHRPDSLYGVTKCFGEDLACLYHDKFGVETLSVRIGWCHPKPTDTRKLAIWLSAEDFVSLVQRAIVTPRLAYTVVYGFSNNAERWWDNSKAAFLGWVPKDSSDPWREEMEALDANLDPKDPAVIYQGGPFATSGHPDD from the coding sequence ATGATCGATCGTCTGTTGGTAACGGGCGCCGCCGGTGGCATGGGCCGCATCATTCGGCCCCACCTGGCGCAGCTTGCCCGCCGGGTGCGGCTGTCGGACATCGCCGATCTCGGTGAGGCGGCCGCCCATGAAGAGCTCGTGCCTTGTGATCTTGGCGATGCCGATGCTGTCAATGAGCTGGTCCAGGGGTGCGACGCCATCGTGCACCTGGGAGGGGTCTCGGTGGAGAAACCCTGGGCGAGCCTGCTGCAGGCCAACATCGTCGGCACCTACAATCTGTACGAGGCGGTGCGCCGCCATGGCAAGCCGCGGGTGATCTTTGCCAGCTCCAACCACACCACCGGGTACTACGAGCGCACGCAGCGGATCGATGCCGATGTGCCGCATCGACCCGACTCGCTCTACGGTGTGACCAAGTGTTTCGGCGAGGATCTGGCGTGTCTGTATCATGACAAGTTCGGCGTCGAGACCCTCAGCGTGCGCATCGGCTGGTGCCACCCCAAGCCGACCGATACGCGCAAGCTGGCGATCTGGCTGAGCGCCGAGGATTTCGTCAGCCTGGTGCAGCGTGCCATCGTCACGCCGCGCCTGGCCTATACCGTGGTCTACGGCTTCTCGAACAACGCCGAACGCTGGTGGGACAACAGCAAGGCCGCCTTCCTCGGCTGGGTACCGAAGGACAGCTCGGACCCTTGGCGCGAAGAGATGGAAGCACTCGATGCGAACCTCGACCCCAAGGATCCCGCTGTCATCTACCAGGGCGGGCCGTTTGCCACCTCCGGACACCCCGACGACTGA
- a CDS encoding YqgE/AlgH family protein: MQSVQNLGLRHHFLLAMPHLEDPNFAGTLSYLCDHDENGTMGVIVNRPLEINLDALFEQLELDGEESPHRSAPVYYGGPTHKDRGFILHRGSSEPWDSSIQVDDDIALTTSMDILLALAAGNGPEEFLVCLGCAGWEAGQLEQELKDNAWLTVEAEGDILFKIPPEQRLSAAAGILGVDLNLMSREAGHS; encoded by the coding sequence ATGCAATCCGTGCAAAACCTAGGCTTGAGACATCATTTTCTGCTGGCGATGCCGCATCTGGAAGATCCCAACTTTGCCGGCACCCTCAGCTATCTCTGTGACCACGACGAGAACGGCACCATGGGCGTGATCGTCAATCGGCCGCTGGAGATCAACCTGGATGCGTTGTTCGAACAGCTCGAACTCGACGGTGAGGAGAGCCCGCATCGCAGTGCGCCGGTCTACTACGGCGGCCCGACCCACAAGGATCGCGGCTTCATCCTGCACCGGGGCTCCAGCGAGCCTTGGGATTCCAGTATCCAGGTGGACGACGACATCGCCCTGACCACCTCCATGGACATCCTGCTGGCACTGGCCGCCGGCAACGGGCCGGAGGAGTTCCTGGTGTGCCTGGGCTGTGCCGGCTGGGAGGCGGGCCAACTCGAGCAGGAGCTCAAGGACAACGCCTGGCTCACCGTCGAGGCGGAGGGCGACATCCTGTTCAAGATACCGCCGGAGCAGCGCCTGAGCGCCGCCGCCGGCATCCTCGGTGTGGACCTCAACTTGATGTCGCGGGAGGCCGGGCACTCGTGA